One Atribacterota bacterium DNA window includes the following coding sequences:
- the recF gene encoding DNA replication/repair protein RecF: MNVKKIRLINFRNILDLSVDFDNSLNIFIGNNAQGKTNLVESIFTLMKGKSYRTTNDENLINWNENKSYILGEVQKKEENYKISILLQNIGNDDKQTVKLKKVIKINKKYQRRDDLFKKFNPVIFTPEDLQIIKSTPLIRRKFLDEVIISINLVYNKYLRNYNRILYQRNTLLKSGKNINKIDKQLIIWDQKIIELGTIIILNRIKTLQKINKKAKIFHQMMTENKETIKLKYNSNVLEDYTDDKEEIYKIIENKLKESREKDFQLKMTTIGPHRDDYYIMNNTINLGVYGSQGQQRTAALSLKLAELELLKEQENEYPVLLLDDVMSELDPERRFFLLKLITERSVQTFITNIILDELKELEVVNNLKIFKIKNGMIEG; encoded by the coding sequence TTGAATGTTAAAAAAATACGGCTGATTAATTTTAGAAACATCCTGGATTTATCAGTTGATTTTGATAATTCTCTTAATATATTTATAGGAAATAATGCCCAGGGGAAAACAAATTTAGTTGAATCAATATTTACTTTAATGAAAGGAAAATCTTACCGGACAACCAATGATGAAAATTTAATTAATTGGAATGAAAATAAAAGTTATATTTTAGGTGAGGTACAAAAAAAAGAAGAGAATTATAAAATTAGTATTTTACTGCAAAATATAGGTAATGATGATAAACAAACTGTAAAATTAAAAAAAGTAATTAAAATAAATAAAAAATATCAAAGAAGAGATGATTTATTTAAAAAATTTAATCCGGTAATCTTTACACCTGAGGATCTTCAAATTATAAAAAGTACCCCTTTAATCCGAAGAAAGTTTTTAGATGAAGTAATTATTAGTATTAATTTGGTTTATAATAAATATTTAAGGAACTATAATAGAATTTTATATCAGAGGAATACATTATTAAAAAGTGGGAAAAATATAAATAAAATCGATAAACAGTTAATAATATGGGATCAGAAAATTATAGAATTAGGCACTATAATTATTTTAAATAGAATTAAAACTCTTCAAAAAATTAATAAAAAAGCAAAGATTTTTCATCAGATGATGACAGAAAATAAAGAAACTATTAAACTTAAATATAACAGTAATGTATTAGAAGATTACACTGATGATAAAGAAGAAATTTATAAAATAATTGAAAATAAATTAAAAGAATCCCGCGAAAAAGACTTTCAGTTAAAGATGACTACTATTGGACCTCACAGAGATGATTATTATATTATGAATAATACAATTAATTTAGGTGTTTATGGTTCTCAGGGACAACAACGTACAGCTGCTCTATCATTAAAACTTGCCGAACTTGAACTTCTTAAGGAACAGGAAAATGAATATCCTGTTTTACTGTTAGATGATGTTATGTCTGAGCTTGATCCGGAAAGAAGATTTTTTCTATTAAAATTAATAACGGAAAGATCTGTGCAAACATTTATAACTAATATTATTTTAGATGAGTTAAAAGAACTGGAAGTTGTAAATAATCTGAAAATATTTAAAATTAAAAATGGAATGATTGAAGGATAA
- a CDS encoding DUF721 domain-containing protein → MKNSLPKHIGEIIQVYLKEQNWTQRINGYNIFQSWEEFIPKKIAQNTRPIKIQDNTLFIRVKNHVWANELRIRKGEFLNLVNKNIGNNTTINEIIIRIDTKYFVEKNKE, encoded by the coding sequence ATGAAAAATAGTTTACCTAAGCATATTGGAGAAATTATTCAAGTTTATTTAAAAGAACAAAATTGGACACAAAGGATTAACGGTTATAATATATTTCAGTCATGGGAAGAGTTTATACCGAAAAAAATTGCACAAAATACCAGGCCTATTAAAATTCAGGATAACACTCTGTTTATCAGGGTTAAAAACCACGTATGGGCGAATGAATTAAGAATTAGAAAAGGAGAATTTTTAAATTTAGTAAATAAGAATATTGGTAATAATACTACAATAAATGAAATAATAATCAGAATTGATACTAAATATTTTGTTGAAAAAAATAAAGAGTAA
- the gyrB gene encoding DNA topoisomerase (ATP-hydrolyzing) subunit B — translation MVKNNLPNQHKYTAKEIQVLEGLDAVRKRPGMYIGSTGSRGLHHLVDEVVDNSIDEAMSGYCSKIKVIIHQDNSITVIDDGRGIPVDIHKNTKLPGVTTVLTKLHAGGKFGSGSYQVSGGLHGVGVSVVNALSEWLEVTVSRDNKIYRQKFERGKPVDELTVIGKTNKTGTQITYLPDSEIFDDIVINFDIVSHRLKELAFLNAGVKIDLIDERDNNRTVTYKYEGGIIEFVKYLNKNRDVLYNKPFYISGKKDDIEVEIAIQYNTGFLENILSFANNIHTEEGGTHLSGFKTALTKTINDYAKNDNIPNQKKYSLKGTDQNLSGDDIREGLTAVISVKLLNPQFEGQTKTKLGNSEVKGIVFSIVNEKLSTYFIENPDIIQKILAKSISALKAREAAKRARELVRQKNGLGLGSLPGKLADCSEKDPLHREIFIVEGDSAGGSAKQGRDRRFQAILPLRGKILNVEKARLHKILANNEIKALVTASGVQIGDDSEFDLSQLRYHKIIIMTDADVDGEHIKTLLLTFFYRYMRPLIEKGKIYIARPPLYKLSYGKKNEYLFSDEELNKKTKELNGNYSIQRYKGLGEMNPSQLWDTTMNPETRMVKRVDLTDVLEADEMFTILMGGKVEPRKEFIYQHSAEVQELDI, via the coding sequence ATGGTTAAAAACAACTTACCTAATCAACATAAATATACCGCCAAAGAAATACAAGTTTTAGAGGGCCTTGATGCTGTTAGAAAAAGACCGGGAATGTATATTGGAAGTACAGGTAGTAGAGGCTTACATCATCTTGTTGATGAAGTGGTGGATAATAGTATTGACGAAGCAATGTCCGGTTACTGCAGTAAAATCAAAGTTATAATTCACCAGGATAATAGTATTACTGTAATTGATGATGGCCGCGGAATACCGGTGGATATACATAAAAATACTAAATTGCCGGGAGTTACAACTGTTCTTACTAAACTACATGCCGGAGGAAAATTTGGAAGCGGGAGTTATCAGGTTTCAGGAGGACTTCATGGTGTAGGCGTTTCAGTAGTAAATGCTCTTTCGGAATGGTTAGAAGTAACAGTCAGCAGAGATAATAAAATATATAGACAGAAATTTGAAAGAGGGAAGCCAGTTGATGAGCTGACTGTAATAGGGAAAACAAACAAAACTGGAACTCAAATTACTTATCTTCCGGATTCAGAAATATTTGATGATATAGTTATAAATTTTGATATTGTTTCTCATCGTTTAAAAGAACTAGCTTTTCTCAATGCAGGTGTGAAGATTGATTTAATAGATGAAAGAGACAATAATAGAACGGTTACTTATAAATATGAAGGCGGAATTATTGAATTTGTTAAATATCTTAATAAAAATAGAGATGTTTTATATAATAAACCTTTCTATATTAGTGGCAAAAAGGATGATATAGAAGTAGAAATAGCTATTCAGTACAATACAGGTTTTTTAGAAAACATACTTTCTTTTGCAAATAATATTCATACTGAAGAGGGTGGTACCCACTTATCAGGATTTAAAACTGCCTTAACAAAGACAATTAATGATTATGCCAAAAATGATAATATACCCAATCAGAAGAAATATTCTCTGAAAGGTACTGACCAAAACCTTTCCGGAGACGATATTAGAGAGGGTTTAACAGCTGTAATTAGTGTAAAATTACTTAATCCCCAATTTGAAGGTCAGACTAAAACAAAATTAGGAAATAGTGAAGTAAAAGGTATTGTATTTTCAATAGTAAATGAAAAACTCAGCACTTATTTTATTGAAAATCCTGATATAATTCAGAAGATATTAGCAAAGTCGATATCTGCTTTAAAGGCACGTGAGGCTGCAAAAAGAGCGCGGGAACTGGTTAGACAAAAAAATGGACTGGGACTCGGTTCATTACCGGGAAAACTTGCTGACTGCTCGGAAAAAGACCCTTTACACAGGGAAATATTTATAGTAGAAGGAGATTCAGCAGGAGGTTCGGCAAAACAGGGCAGGGATAGAAGGTTTCAGGCTATTTTACCTCTGAGAGGTAAAATATTAAATGTTGAAAAAGCACGTTTGCACAAAATATTAGCAAATAATGAAATTAAAGCACTTGTTACTGCATCAGGCGTACAAATTGGAGATGATAGTGAATTTGATTTATCCCAGTTAAGATACCATAAAATTATTATTATGACTGATGCTGATGTAGACGGAGAACATATCAAAACTTTGTTATTGACTTTTTTTTATCGCTATATGAGACCTTTGATTGAAAAAGGAAAAATATATATTGCGAGACCACCTTTATATAAACTATCATATGGAAAGAAAAACGAGTATCTCTTTTCAGATGAGGAATTGAACAAAAAAACAAAAGAATTAAATGGCAATTATTCAATTCAGAGGTATAAAGGACTTGGAGAAATGAATCCATCCCAATTATGGGATACTA